Sequence from the Gloeocapsopsis dulcis genome:
CATTCTGTCTTCGATGTGTAGAACAATTGCATCTTGAATATTTTGCAGAGCTTCCTCGTAGGAGTCCCCCTGAGTGTAGCAGCCCTGTAGTGTTGGACATGATGCAAAATAGCCTTCTTCATCCTTTTCAAGGACGACAGGAAACAGAAAACGGTTCATACAACATTAGTAGGAGTTCATGTGTGTCTATATTGTACTAGCGACGCAATCCTAC
This genomic interval carries:
- a CDS encoding type II toxin-antitoxin system HicB family antitoxin, producing MNRFLFPVVLEKDEEGYFASCPTLQGCYTQGDSYEEALQNIQDAIVLHIEDRMANGEEVPKLSHMSLTTVEVQV